A single window of Sneathiella limimaris DNA harbors:
- a CDS encoding CobW family GTP-binding protein — translation MGNGIGRREASNSMNKTRDPLPMTVLSGFLGSGKTSLVNKLLHSARGKRILVMVNDFGDISIDEDLIMAEEDGMLSLANGCVCCSMGADLYEAFDKALSISPPPDHLLIEASGVAEPHKIANFARAEPDLKLNAIVTMVDAVNFLTNLEDPHVGEILIHQVKAADLLLLSKSQLATEDQLRDLSEVVERLAATTAVVDIAAYSGLEELVLGSPIRIDPTPASSFAHDHDHEDIFCSWSCLLAGEITAGNVRSIFQSLPSQILRAKGIFVNADDGETYEMHRVGQRLEIQKSMANTDNPGVARFVIIGTTQPEFDGIVARLDAALKNIAISSRTVV, via the coding sequence ATGGGGAACGGTATTGGGCGGCGAGAAGCATCAAATTCCATGAACAAAACCCGTGATCCGCTTCCCATGACAGTTTTGTCGGGTTTTTTAGGAAGTGGAAAAACTTCGCTGGTCAATAAGTTGCTTCACAGCGCACGGGGTAAACGCATCCTGGTGATGGTGAACGATTTTGGCGACATTTCCATCGATGAAGACCTGATTATGGCAGAGGAAGACGGAATGCTGTCCCTCGCCAATGGATGTGTCTGTTGTAGTATGGGAGCAGATCTCTACGAAGCGTTTGACAAAGCCCTTTCCATCTCGCCACCGCCAGATCACTTACTGATCGAAGCCAGCGGTGTGGCTGAACCCCACAAGATTGCAAATTTTGCAAGAGCAGAGCCTGACTTGAAGCTCAACGCGATTGTAACAATGGTGGATGCGGTTAATTTTTTGACCAATCTTGAGGATCCTCATGTTGGAGAGATCTTAATCCATCAGGTGAAGGCCGCAGATTTGCTACTGCTCAGTAAGTCCCAGTTGGCGACTGAAGATCAGCTTCGGGACCTTTCTGAGGTCGTGGAGCGGTTAGCTGCGACGACAGCCGTCGTGGATATCGCCGCCTATTCAGGGCTTGAGGAACTGGTTTTGGGGTCACCTATTCGGATCGATCCAACGCCTGCCAGTTCCTTTGCACATGATCATGACCATGAGGATATCTTCTGTTCCTGGTCTTGTCTGCTCGCGGGAGAGATTACCGCAGGCAATGTGAGATCCATTTTTCAGTCGCTCCCCTCCCAAATCCTTCGCGCTAAGGGTATTTTTGTGAACGCTGATGACGGCGAAACCTATGAAATGCATAGGGTGGGGCAACGGTTGGAGATCCAAAAAAGCATGGCCAATACTGATAACCCTGGTGTGGCAAGGTTTGTCATTATTGGGACGACCCAGCCGGAGTTCGATGGGATTGTTGCTCGCCTGGATGCAGCACTCAAAAATATCGCGATTTCCTCCCGAACAGTAGTTTGA
- the phnC gene encoding phosphonate ABC transporter ATP-binding protein — MPVIEVTNLSKTFQKSKQALKSVDLAIEEGEMVALIGASGSGKSTLLRHLSGLICADRDDGKIVIFDEIMQEKGRIGKGARSIRADIGVVFQQFNLVTRLTVLTNVLMGLLGRIPSWRGTLGLFTRDEKMKAMRALERVGIADQAGKRASNLSGGQQQRAAIARALTQGARVLLADEPIASLDPASSKKVMTTLRRINEEDKITVVVSLHQVDYALEFCPRTIAMRDGEVVFDGASSQLTPEFLKELYGDESIELLAPEMPAAKPRTPVLEKDLALVPS, encoded by the coding sequence ATGCCAGTTATCGAGGTCACTAACCTCTCGAAAACCTTTCAAAAGAGCAAACAGGCTCTGAAATCAGTGGATCTTGCCATTGAAGAAGGTGAAATGGTCGCTTTGATAGGGGCGTCCGGTTCTGGAAAGTCAACATTACTGAGACATTTGTCTGGCCTGATCTGTGCGGATCGCGATGATGGCAAGATTGTCATTTTTGACGAGATCATGCAGGAAAAAGGCCGGATCGGCAAAGGTGCCCGTTCTATTCGTGCCGATATCGGGGTGGTTTTCCAGCAGTTTAATCTGGTTACCCGCCTTACCGTCCTGACCAATGTCCTGATGGGGCTGCTTGGGCGTATTCCTTCTTGGCGCGGAACACTGGGCCTTTTTACCCGTGATGAAAAAATGAAGGCAATGCGGGCGCTGGAGCGTGTTGGCATTGCAGATCAGGCAGGTAAGCGTGCCTCCAATCTATCTGGTGGCCAGCAGCAGCGGGCGGCAATTGCCCGTGCGCTGACGCAAGGGGCAAGGGTTCTCCTCGCGGATGAGCCAATTGCTTCCCTTGATCCGGCCTCCTCCAAAAAAGTTATGACAACCCTGAGACGGATTAACGAAGAAGACAAAATTACCGTTGTCGTTTCTCTTCATCAAGTGGATTACGCGCTGGAATTTTGTCCACGGACGATTGCAATGCGCGATGGAGAAGTCGTTTTTGACGGCGCTTCCAGTCAGCTGACCCCGGAGTTCCTCAAAGAGCTCTATGGGGATGAGAGCATTGAGCTTCTTGCCCCGGAAATGCCGGCGGCAAAACCAAGAACGCCGGTTCTGGAAAAAGATCTGGCGCTGGTTCCAAGCTGA
- a CDS encoding DUF1045 domain-containing protein — protein MTDFERYALYYAPERGSLLARLGNGWLGRDPETGECLETPHSVEISEEEFKNYIVSPKRYGFHGTLKAPFRLKPGVSQADLETVLERFATSTGPVTTAPLKLRQFKNFTALVPGEVSEDLSALAFYCVKELEPFRAPLASYELERRRQVDLSPRQEQHLQDWGYPYVLDEFRFHLTLTGEVPERKQPAMENLVAKWFAAILQDPFVIREVCLFGDPGGGLPFKLVQRYGLQGAAVPSRSSMPDTLTG, from the coding sequence ATGACGGATTTTGAAAGATATGCCCTCTATTACGCGCCAGAACGAGGCAGTTTGCTCGCGCGGCTTGGCAATGGGTGGCTGGGGCGTGATCCGGAAACGGGTGAATGTCTGGAGACACCACATTCTGTTGAGATTTCTGAAGAAGAGTTCAAAAACTATATAGTCAGTCCAAAGCGGTACGGGTTTCACGGAACCTTAAAAGCCCCATTTCGGCTAAAGCCGGGGGTATCGCAAGCAGATTTAGAAACTGTGCTGGAGCGATTTGCAACGTCAACCGGACCGGTTACGACAGCTCCCCTAAAACTCCGGCAATTCAAGAATTTTACTGCCCTGGTTCCGGGGGAGGTTTCAGAAGATCTTTCCGCGCTCGCGTTTTATTGTGTGAAGGAACTTGAACCGTTTCGCGCACCTTTAGCATCCTATGAGTTGGAGCGCCGCCGTCAGGTAGATCTGTCGCCCCGGCAGGAACAGCATCTGCAGGATTGGGGATATCCTTACGTGCTGGATGAATTTCGGTTTCATCTGACCCTAACGGGAGAGGTGCCGGAACGGAAACAGCCTGCGATGGAAAACTTGGTAGCGAAATGGTTCGCCGCTATTTTGCAGGACCCTTTTGTAATTAGGGAAGTTTGCCTGTTTGGAGATCCGGGTGGGGGATTGCCATTTAAGCTGGTTCAGCGTTATGGGCTTCAGGGTGCGGCCGTCCCGTCCCGATCGTCAATGCCAGATACTTTAACTGGCTGA
- a CDS encoding amidohydrolase translates to MLTVFKAKKIITMDPNYPAATHVAVKDGKILSVGSAEDVQGWGDYTLDETFADKVIMPGMVEGHCHLMAGAIWQFTYVGYQDRIDPDGQFWPGVKTIEEVQERLKEADAKLAEGEPLVAWGFDPIFLEGPRMTKSELDLVSTSRPMAVIHSNFHLMTVNSASLKLANYVADMGIDGIALGADGSPSGELQEMAAMFPIMRRLNINLRELGRASKSLRSFGQVCMRAGVTSAADLINDLPDEDVAEMTEVTSGRDYPIRLHSMLNAMSQSTEETRERALELRDKSTDKLILGGVKIVTDGSIQGFTARIRWPGHYNGAPNGIWNVAPKQLHELVDCLNAAGVQMHIHTNGDEAIEVALEALEAAKVKNNRPDVRHVLQHCQMADRAHFRKMKRLGVLANLFSNHIYYFGDKHSTMTIGPDRARRMDACRSASDMGVPYTIHSDAPVTPMAPLFTAWCAVNRITESGNILGEYEKISVPEALYAITLGAAYTLQMDHLIGSIEIGKWADFAVLEDDPETVDPMNLKDIKIWGTVLGGEKHQIP, encoded by the coding sequence ATGCTTACCGTCTTTAAAGCCAAAAAAATAATTACAATGGATCCAAACTACCCGGCAGCAACACATGTTGCTGTGAAGGACGGCAAAATTCTGAGTGTCGGGAGCGCAGAAGATGTCCAAGGGTGGGGTGATTATACCCTTGACGAAACTTTTGCCGATAAAGTGATCATGCCGGGTATGGTCGAAGGCCATTGCCACCTTATGGCAGGAGCAATTTGGCAATTCACTTATGTGGGATATCAGGATCGAATTGACCCTGATGGACAGTTTTGGCCAGGCGTCAAAACAATAGAGGAAGTTCAGGAGCGCTTGAAAGAGGCTGATGCCAAGCTTGCCGAAGGTGAGCCGTTGGTTGCCTGGGGTTTTGATCCAATTTTCCTCGAAGGTCCCCGGATGACCAAGTCTGAACTGGATCTGGTGTCCACTAGTCGTCCTATGGCAGTCATTCATTCAAACTTTCATTTGATGACTGTAAATTCAGCCTCTCTGAAGCTTGCTAACTATGTTGCGGACATGGGAATTGACGGAATTGCTTTGGGGGCTGATGGCTCCCCAAGTGGTGAGCTGCAGGAAATGGCGGCCATGTTCCCGATCATGCGGCGCCTTAACATTAATCTTCGGGAACTGGGCCGCGCCTCCAAGAGCCTAAGATCCTTCGGGCAGGTCTGTATGCGCGCCGGCGTGACATCTGCCGCGGACCTGATCAACGATCTGCCCGATGAAGATGTGGCCGAAATGACAGAGGTGACGTCGGGTAGAGATTATCCTATCCGGCTGCATTCCATGCTTAACGCCATGTCCCAGTCAACCGAGGAGACACGGGAGCGGGCGCTGGAGCTGAGAGACAAAAGCACGGATAAATTAATCCTGGGTGGAGTCAAAATTGTGACCGATGGGTCTATTCAGGGGTTTACCGCCCGAATTCGCTGGCCTGGCCATTACAACGGCGCCCCAAACGGGATCTGGAACGTAGCGCCGAAACAGCTGCATGAACTGGTTGATTGCTTGAATGCGGCAGGTGTGCAAATGCATATTCATACCAACGGCGATGAGGCGATTGAAGTGGCCCTTGAGGCTTTGGAGGCGGCCAAAGTTAAGAATAACCGGCCAGATGTCCGTCATGTGTTGCAGCATTGTCAAATGGCGGATCGCGCTCATTTCCGAAAGATGAAGCGCTTAGGCGTCCTCGCCAACTTATTCTCAAACCATATCTATTACTTTGGAGACAAACATAGCACCATGACAATCGGGCCTGATCGGGCTCGGCGTATGGATGCGTGCCGAAGTGCTTCGGATATGGGGGTTCCTTATACCATTCATTCGGATGCACCGGTTACCCCAATGGCGCCTCTTTTTACAGCCTGGTGTGCGGTCAACCGAATTACCGAAAGTGGGAATATATTAGGAGAGTATGAAAAAATTTCCGTGCCAGAAGCCCTGTATGCGATTACACTGGGAGCTGCATACACATTGCAGATGGACCATCTAATCGGGTCTATCGAGATCGGGAAATGGGCGGATTTTGCTGTTTTGGAAGATGATCCCGAAACAGTGGACCCCATGAATTTAAAGGATATCAAGATATGGGGAACGGTATTGGGCGGCGAGAAGCATCAAATTCCATGA
- a CDS encoding chloramphenicol acetyltransferase, with protein sequence MIAEQVSHPIKRLSEQPTFDPSAEVHSSFFGKWTEVGARTKVIETTMDDYSYVVNDSDIIYSEIGKFVNIAAHTRLNPGQHPMERASMHHFQYRSAAYGMGPDDDDFFDWRRSSRVTVGHDVWIGHGVVVQGGVTIGTGAVVGSCAVVTKDVPEYAIMTGLPATKLRDRFEKPLQAALKRVAWWDWSHEQLTERLTDFRSMDVREFCLKYDPE encoded by the coding sequence ATGATCGCAGAGCAAGTATCCCATCCGATAAAACGTCTTTCTGAGCAACCAACGTTTGATCCAAGTGCAGAGGTTCATTCCTCTTTCTTTGGGAAATGGACAGAGGTCGGTGCCAGAACTAAGGTTATCGAAACCACAATGGATGACTATTCCTATGTGGTGAATGACTCTGACATCATCTATTCCGAGATTGGAAAATTCGTTAATATCGCGGCCCACACCCGGCTGAACCCGGGTCAGCATCCGATGGAACGGGCCAGCATGCACCATTTTCAGTATCGCTCCGCCGCATATGGAATGGGGCCTGATGATGATGATTTTTTCGATTGGCGGCGCTCTTCGCGTGTGACGGTTGGGCATGACGTCTGGATTGGCCATGGTGTGGTTGTTCAGGGCGGTGTTACAATCGGAACCGGGGCTGTCGTCGGCTCTTGTGCCGTTGTCACAAAAGATGTCCCTGAATATGCCATTATGACCGGGCTACCAGCAACCAAGCTGAGAGATCGGTTTGAGAAACCCTTGCAGGCGGCTCTGAAGCGGGTGGCCTGGTGGGATTGGAGCCATGAGCAATTAACCGAGCGACTAACCGATTTTCGATCAATGGATGTGCGGGAGTTTTGTTTAAAATACGATCCGGAATAG
- the phnL gene encoding phosphonate C-P lyase system protein PhnL, which produces MIKVQNASKDFVLHTQQSTVIPVFQNLNFILRQGDCLALTGQSGAGKSTFMRLLYANYLCNSGEILVRHEGEWVDMAKSTPHTILQVRERTMGYVSQFLRVIPRVSTLEIVAEPLMLLGHARSDAEETASTLLEKLNIPSRLWSLSPLTFSGGEQQRVNIARGFIAHHPILLLDEPTASLDAANRAVVLSLIEDAKARGVAILGIFHDKESRDAVCTGEFDVTDYRSEAYV; this is translated from the coding sequence ATGATCAAGGTTCAAAATGCCTCAAAAGACTTTGTGCTACATACTCAGCAGAGCACTGTCATTCCTGTTTTTCAAAACCTGAACTTCATCCTCCGGCAGGGAGATTGCCTTGCTTTAACCGGCCAGTCAGGCGCAGGAAAAAGTACCTTCATGCGGCTTCTCTATGCGAACTACCTCTGCAATAGCGGAGAAATTCTAGTCCGCCATGAAGGTGAGTGGGTTGATATGGCGAAATCCACCCCTCATACCATCCTGCAGGTTAGAGAGCGGACCATGGGATATGTCAGCCAGTTCCTTCGCGTTATCCCACGGGTTTCAACGCTTGAAATCGTGGCCGAGCCCTTAATGCTTTTGGGGCATGCCCGTTCAGATGCTGAAGAAACCGCGAGCACCCTTCTCGAAAAACTAAACATACCCTCGCGGCTCTGGTCTCTATCCCCTTTGACCTTCTCTGGGGGGGAGCAACAAAGGGTCAATATTGCACGCGGTTTTATCGCTCATCACCCGATCCTCTTGCTCGACGAGCCAACAGCCTCCCTCGATGCAGCGAACCGGGCAGTTGTCCTCTCCCTCATCGAGGATGCGAAAGCAAGAGGCGTCGCCATTTTGGGAATTTTTCACGACAAGGAAAGCCGCGACGCTGTTTGCACAGGAGAATTTGATGTTACTGACTACCGGAGCGAAGCTTATGTCTGA
- a CDS encoding alpha-D-ribose 1-methylphosphonate 5-triphosphate diphosphatase has translation MLLTTGAKLMSEQILTNARIVTADEVFQGTLCIRDGKIHDMSAGNSTLPSAISMERDYLMPGLVELHTDNLDKHMTPRPKTNWPAIAAVVAHDNQVASAGITTVFDAIAIGDVSEGSARITRLQESVKGLKQAKHDNLLKADHLLHLRCEVSYSEMIPALEAFDQNPLVKMLSIMDHTPGQRQFVSMDAYYTYYQGKFGLSNSEMEDFIANRREDQKRFSSTHRKFAVSFARDRKLALASHDDATREHVTEAVLDGMTVAEFPTTLEAAKASHEAGLGVMMGGPNLVRGGSHSGNIAAGKLAKSGYLDIISSDYVPHSALHGAMLLFDDVDGYDLPKAIRTVSKTPAECVGLTDRGEIAIDKRADLIRVHHSPHHPVIRSVWREGQRVS, from the coding sequence ATGTTACTGACTACCGGAGCGAAGCTTATGTCTGAGCAAATCCTCACTAATGCCCGGATCGTAACGGCGGATGAGGTTTTTCAGGGAACCCTGTGTATAAGGGACGGCAAAATTCATGACATGTCGGCAGGGAATTCCACCCTCCCCAGCGCGATTAGCATGGAAAGGGATTATTTGATGCCAGGTCTTGTCGAGTTACATACCGACAATCTGGACAAGCACATGACACCCCGTCCAAAAACTAACTGGCCCGCTATTGCCGCGGTTGTTGCCCACGATAATCAAGTCGCCAGTGCCGGTATAACAACCGTTTTTGATGCCATTGCCATCGGCGATGTATCGGAAGGAAGCGCTCGGATCACCCGCTTGCAGGAAAGTGTGAAAGGTCTCAAACAGGCCAAGCATGATAATCTGTTAAAAGCAGATCATCTGCTGCATCTACGGTGTGAGGTCAGTTATTCTGAGATGATCCCCGCACTTGAGGCTTTTGATCAGAACCCCTTGGTCAAAATGCTCTCCATAATGGATCACACGCCCGGTCAACGGCAATTTGTCAGCATGGATGCTTACTACACCTACTATCAAGGCAAATTTGGTCTCTCCAATTCGGAAATGGAGGACTTCATCGCCAATCGACGGGAAGATCAAAAGCGCTTTAGCTCAACTCACAGAAAATTTGCAGTCAGTTTTGCACGGGATCGCAAACTGGCCCTTGCCAGTCATGATGACGCGACCCGTGAACATGTAACCGAAGCGGTTCTTGACGGGATGACCGTTGCTGAATTTCCAACAACACTGGAAGCTGCCAAAGCCTCTCACGAGGCAGGGCTTGGGGTTATGATGGGCGGACCGAACCTGGTTAGGGGCGGATCTCACTCCGGGAATATTGCCGCCGGCAAATTAGCCAAAAGCGGCTACCTCGATATCATCTCCAGCGATTATGTTCCACACAGCGCCCTGCATGGTGCCATGCTACTTTTCGACGATGTGGACGGCTACGATCTTCCAAAAGCAATTCGCACAGTCTCAAAAACACCGGCGGAATGTGTTGGGCTGACCGATCGTGGTGAAATCGCAATAGATAAACGGGCTGACCTGATCAGGGTTCATCATTCTCCGCATCATCCGGTTATTCGCTCTGTCTGGCGCGAAGGGCAAAGGGTTTCCTGA
- a CDS encoding LysR family transcriptional regulator, protein MRYTLKQLKYIDVAARHRSITNASKELHISPSSISAAIDALEQELDRTLFRRLPSKGIVATQFGTAFLGHARQLLKAHIAFEDAVSDQANTIAGSLRMGCFTPAAPILLPLITRAVAANYPGVSMHFVEGENNINLKRIDHNEIDLGLGFASELSDHIAFIPLFTAPPHIVVPFDHPLANRSVLSLKDVHKEPMVLLDLEQTRDYMFSLFAEDNLTPRVIYSSKSAEMVRSMVASGLGYSIFNLRPLKKQQYTVGDLVRIPLTSGYRTVEFGILHRVDAVLSKADQVVIDICIRLRDEGAFDNAVLGLNP, encoded by the coding sequence ATGCGCTATACACTCAAGCAATTGAAATACATCGACGTTGCAGCAAGGCATCGATCCATTACCAATGCCTCGAAAGAGCTTCATATTTCCCCATCATCAATTTCAGCCGCTATTGACGCACTCGAGCAGGAGCTTGATCGAACCCTGTTTCGGCGCCTTCCATCAAAGGGTATTGTCGCAACCCAGTTTGGGACTGCGTTTCTAGGTCACGCTCGACAGCTCTTAAAAGCCCATATTGCCTTTGAGGACGCTGTCAGTGATCAGGCGAATACCATCGCAGGCTCCTTGCGCATGGGATGTTTTACCCCGGCTGCACCTATTCTTCTTCCTCTTATTACTCGGGCTGTAGCGGCCAACTATCCGGGTGTATCCATGCATTTCGTGGAAGGAGAGAACAACATAAACTTGAAACGAATAGATCATAATGAGATTGACCTCGGACTTGGTTTCGCTTCCGAGTTAAGTGATCATATCGCCTTTATACCTCTCTTCACGGCGCCCCCCCATATTGTGGTTCCTTTTGATCATCCTTTAGCAAATCGATCAGTTCTCAGCCTCAAGGATGTTCACAAAGAACCCATGGTTCTTTTGGATCTGGAGCAAACTCGAGACTACATGTTTAGCCTTTTTGCCGAAGATAACCTAACACCGCGGGTAATCTATTCTTCCAAGTCTGCAGAAATGGTCCGCAGCATGGTTGCCTCGGGTCTCGGTTATTCTATCTTCAATCTCAGACCCTTAAAGAAGCAACAATACACCGTTGGAGATCTTGTTCGGATTCCGCTTACATCCGGTTATCGAACCGTTGAATTTGGTATTCTGCACAGGGTGGACGCCGTATTGAGTAAAGCAGACCAGGTTGTGATTGATATCTGTATTCGCCTCAGGGACGAGGGTGCTTTTGACAATGCAGTGCTAGGCCTGAATCCCTGA
- the phnE gene encoding phosphonate ABC transporter, permease protein PhnE, translating to MSSVETSPTPPTLELPTRDLKRSVGSLIMWATIAILLMISWEGADMRPGDLVSNSENMVEFARGFFPPNFLEWKMYVREMWVTIQIALWGTALSIVCSIPLGILCSENIVPVWIYQPVRRVMDAFRAINEMVFAMLFVVAVGLGPFAGVLALWIHTTGVLAKLFSEAVEAIDPQPVEGIRATGANALQEVIFGVIPQVLPLWISYSLYRFESNVRSATVLGIVGAGGVGMVLWEYIRGFYYAETAAVMIIVIISVSLLDMASQRLRKLVT from the coding sequence ATGAGTAGCGTCGAGACATCCCCAACACCACCAACACTTGAACTTCCTACCCGCGATCTGAAACGGTCTGTCGGGTCTTTGATCATGTGGGCAACCATCGCAATCTTGCTGATGATCTCCTGGGAAGGGGCAGACATGCGCCCTGGTGACCTGGTCAGCAACTCTGAAAATATGGTCGAGTTTGCCAGAGGCTTTTTCCCACCTAATTTCCTCGAATGGAAAATGTATGTGCGGGAAATGTGGGTCACAATCCAGATTGCGCTGTGGGGAACAGCCCTTTCGATTGTCTGTTCCATTCCGCTAGGGATTTTGTGTTCTGAAAATATTGTGCCGGTTTGGATTTATCAGCCGGTTCGCCGGGTAATGGATGCCTTTCGCGCGATCAATGAAATGGTTTTCGCAATGCTGTTTGTGGTTGCCGTTGGGCTCGGGCCGTTTGCGGGTGTGCTTGCCCTCTGGATCCACACAACAGGTGTTTTGGCGAAGTTATTCTCTGAGGCGGTTGAGGCGATTGATCCGCAGCCCGTCGAAGGGATTCGCGCAACAGGCGCCAACGCGTTGCAGGAAGTGATCTTTGGGGTCATCCCGCAGGTGCTGCCACTTTGGATCTCCTATTCCCTTTACCGATTTGAGAGCAACGTCCGGTCAGCAACAGTCCTTGGTATTGTTGGCGCTGGCGGCGTTGGCATGGTGCTGTGGGAATATATCCGGGGCTTTTATTACGCCGAAACGGCTGCTGTGATGATCATCGTGATTATCAGTGTCAGTTTGCTGGATATGGCATCCCAACGCCTTCGGAAATTGGTGACTTGA
- the phnD gene encoding phosphonate ABC transporter substrate-binding protein, with protein MIRKLIASAAIATSLMVGGVAKAEMTFKPLEGDPQEIVFGIISTESTSNLKEQWLPLMSDMEKTLGKKVKAFFAPDYAGVIEAMRFGKVHLAWFGNKSAIEAVDRSGGEVFVQTSKADGSQGYYSHIITNVANKDINSLKDIFKCDKSLNFGIGDPNSTSGFLVPSYYVFAQNNVDPKECFKTVRNANHETNLMATANKQVDVAANNSEQIGRSKLKAPEAAAKIKVIWTSPLIPSDPMVYRKDLSKELKSQIKAFFLGYGRIGDVAGARKVLSGISDGQGLFMESNNTQLYPVRQLALFKNKLKIESNAEIGETDKKPMLEAINKKLSDLAILASHK; from the coding sequence ATGATCCGTAAACTTATCGCATCTGCTGCGATCGCAACCAGCCTGATGGTGGGCGGTGTCGCAAAAGCTGAAATGACTTTCAAGCCACTGGAAGGTGACCCACAGGAGATCGTTTTCGGCATTATTTCTACTGAATCCACATCTAACCTGAAAGAGCAGTGGCTGCCACTAATGTCAGACATGGAAAAAACACTGGGTAAGAAGGTTAAAGCTTTCTTCGCACCTGATTATGCTGGTGTTATTGAAGCCATGCGGTTTGGTAAGGTTCACCTGGCATGGTTTGGTAACAAATCAGCGATTGAAGCTGTAGACCGGTCAGGCGGTGAAGTTTTTGTCCAGACATCCAAAGCAGACGGAAGTCAGGGATATTACTCTCACATCATCACCAACGTTGCGAACAAAGACATCAACAGCCTTAAAGATATCTTCAAGTGTGACAAGTCACTGAACTTTGGTATCGGTGATCCAAACTCAACATCCGGTTTCCTGGTTCCTAGCTACTATGTCTTTGCCCAGAACAATGTTGATCCAAAAGAATGCTTCAAAACTGTTCGCAATGCGAACCACGAAACAAACCTGATGGCAACTGCCAACAAACAGGTTGATGTGGCTGCAAATAACTCAGAGCAGATCGGTCGCTCTAAGCTTAAAGCGCCAGAAGCAGCAGCAAAAATCAAGGTTATCTGGACATCACCACTGATCCCATCTGATCCAATGGTCTACCGCAAAGATCTGTCCAAAGAGCTGAAATCCCAGATTAAAGCCTTCTTCCTTGGTTATGGCCGTATCGGTGATGTCGCTGGCGCCCGTAAAGTCCTGTCTGGTATTTCAGATGGTCAGGGTCTGTTTATGGAAAGCAACAACACTCAGCTTTACCCAGTTCGTCAGTTGGCTCTGTTCAAGAACAAGCTGAAAATCGAAAGCAATGCTGAAATTGGTGAAACTGATAAGAAACCAATGCTGGAAGCTATTAATAAGAAGTTGAGCGACCTGGCAATTCTGGCGTCTCACAAATAA
- the phnN gene encoding phosphonate metabolism protein/1,5-bisphosphokinase (PRPP-forming) PhnN, with protein sequence MAHGLMLVVGPSGVGKDSILDGTRTALIGNEHVLFPRRFITRPGNAGGENHIPISVEEFQTKLGKGEFCLSWQAHGLSYGIPDKVSDLSRTRTVIVNGSRSVLDEARGKFKNLIIVQVTANEQSLRARLRQRGREAEADIEKRIERNKAFALKGSDIVTIDNSGPLDQAISQLKYLALTIGTGRPHPEAHNAEPA encoded by the coding sequence ATGGCGCATGGTCTTATGCTCGTGGTTGGCCCGAGTGGAGTTGGCAAGGATAGTATTCTGGATGGAACCCGAACAGCGTTAATAGGGAATGAGCATGTCCTGTTCCCTAGACGGTTTATTACGCGCCCAGGCAATGCCGGTGGGGAGAACCATATCCCAATCTCAGTTGAAGAATTTCAAACGAAACTGGGTAAAGGAGAATTTTGCCTCTCCTGGCAGGCGCATGGATTATCCTATGGTATTCCAGATAAGGTCTCTGACCTTAGCCGAACCCGAACAGTTATCGTTAATGGATCGCGCTCCGTTCTCGATGAGGCCAGAGGGAAATTTAAAAATCTGATCATAGTTCAAGTAACCGCTAACGAGCAGAGCCTAAGAGCCCGGCTTCGTCAAAGAGGGCGGGAAGCAGAAGCTGACATTGAAAAACGGATTGAGCGGAACAAAGCCTTCGCGTTAAAAGGCTCTGATATCGTTACAATAGATAACAGCGGCCCACTTGATCAGGCTATCAGCCAGTTAAAGTATCTGGCATTGACGATCGGGACGGGACGGCCGCACCCTGAAGCCCATAACGCTGAACCAGCTTAA